One Ostrea edulis chromosome 2, xbOstEdul1.1, whole genome shotgun sequence genomic region harbors:
- the LOC125678977 gene encoding receptor-type tyrosine-protein phosphatase kappa-like isoform X3 gives MCVFTMTIGIFTLCFYLLVDRSQGYEDIALWRPAFQSSSFNSVHNVSAVLAVDGNTNQRLSGNSCARTDFASEVWWRVDLGSVKSIYSIKVFFRNDSDQFVYNRVKAHAGFSLYISNTTEHTKGHLCYKNNVTLPPLLSEHVCIRHGRYVTYYNARGSGVVVPPESRPRTTIAELCEIQVFVCESSFYGEGCKHSCSDFCTARTCHHITGDCVCQPGWAGTNCSLNVTGNDTYTSVPINKGKTRTENHQVTIVVIGVCAAIVIAVAFVILIVAWKKLSSGKDEQGFLANFLFSTLMRKHADDDTLTEPDDFAYQNVALESENDEDDANVYDSISVSDLYKVIKMKSEDENAAFKKEYSVLPRGEQFPCDEAKKPDNVPRNRYKTTFPYDHSRVILQCSSGKESNYINANYLENVDGEKIYIATQGPKPSTVLDFWRMVWQENATKIVNVTNLKEGTKIKCEKYWPDRKQTLKKGEFRIQNIEETVYANYVIRKLKVTKKSSCDIRIVFMFHYTEWPDHDVPEALNLVLFHRHIMRTSQSQTKVPMIVHCSAGIGRTGTFIALDALYSHGTKTGKVNIPEYVKALRKDRMSMIQSHEQLRVVYETLHEAFRAKHSLVYKDEFINRYDDSLTSDMSESSSHLQTEFQELQDIKPTYTDSDFKTAKENLDLNFSQDVLPVDSYLCHLSYVKGQSNYYNAILLQSYTKPDALISAQFPAAESSEYLFRLIKDFEASILVALSPLTDMESVYTNSFLPQKQSSINVGSFTLTHKSTSKSTNVSKTSVVIKKKGLRDMQCEVFECPVWQTSHWMSDSRVMVDLVKEVKMSQYAQPNISIVVLSSDGASRTGTFCAVFNALEELTTDDEVDLFTIVRQLQIRRTEFFQHFMEYKFCHEVVCEYLRSDMVYENC, from the exons atgtgtgtgtttacgATGACGATTGGAATATTCACCTTGTGTTTTTACTTATTGGTTGACAGAAGTCAGGGATACG AAGATATAGCATTATGGCGGCCAGCATTCCAAAGCTCATCTTTCAATTCTGTCCACAATGTCTCTGCGGTACTAGCAGTTGATGGGAACACAAATCAACGGTTGTCTGGAAATAGCTGTGCTCGTACTGATTTCGCATCCGAAGTTTGGTGGAGAGTGGACCTAGGAAGTGTTAAAAGCATTTATAGCATAAAAGTCTTTTTTCGTAACGACAGCGATCAATTCG TTTACAATCGAGTTAAAGCCCATGCTGGTTTCTCGCTTTATATCTCGAACACAACTGAACACACAAAAGGACATCTTTGTTACAAGAATAACGTAACACTCCCCCCTTTGCTGTCTGAACACGTTTGTATCCGTCATGGTCGTTACGTTACGTATTACAACGCTAGAGGAAGTGGAGTAGTGGTACCTCCAGAGTCACGTCCACGCACAACAATAGCAGAACTTTGTGAGATTCAAGTATTTG tatgtgaGTCATCCTTTTACGGGGAGGGTTGCAAACACTCGTGCAGTGACTTCTGTACAGCTCGAACGTGTCATCACATAACCGGAGATTGTGTATGCCAACCAGGGTGGGCGGGGACAAACTGTTCGTTAAACGTCACCGGAAATGATACTT ATACCAGTGTTCCAATAAACAAAGGAAAAACAAGGACTGAGAACCACCAGGTTACCATTGTAGTAATTGGAGTATGTGCTGCCATCGTCATAGCTGTAGCTTTTGTAATCCTTATTGTTGCCTG gAAGAAATTGTCTTCGGGAAAGGATGAGCAAGGATTTTTGGCGAATTTTCTGTTTTCAACATTAATGAGAAAACATGCTGATGACGACACATTGACAG AACCAGATGACTTTGCCTATCAGAATGTTGCTCTAGAAAGTGAGAATGATGAGGACGATGCGAATGTCTATGACAGTATATCTGTTTCCGACTTGTATAAAGTGATAAAGATGAAGTCAGAAGACGAAAATGCTGCATTCAAGAAGGAATACTCG gttttaCCAAGAGGGGAACAATTTCCTTGCGATGAGGCTAAGAAACCCGATAATGTTCCAAGAAATCGGTATAAAACCACATTTCCAT ACGACCATTCACGAGTTATTCTACAGTGCAGCTCGGGAAAAGAATCCAACTACATAAATGCTAATTACTTAGAG AATGTTGACGGAGAAAAGATCTACATAGCCACACAAG GACCTAAACCCTCAACAGTTCTAGATTTTTGGAGAATGGTTTGGCAGGAAAATGCCACAAAAATCGTTAACGTCACAAATCTGAAAGAGGGAACTAAG ataaaatgtgaaaaatattggCCAGATCGGAAGCAAACCTTAAAGAAAGGAGAATTTAGAATAcagaatattgaagaaactgTCTACGCAAATTACGTTATTAGAAAATTAAAAGTTACCAAAAAGTCC AGCTGTGATATACGGATAGTGTTCATGTTCCATTACACGGAATGGCCGGACCATGACGTACCGGAAGCTCTTAACTTGGTACTGTTCCACAGACACATAATGCGGACGTCACAATCACAGACTAAAGTTCCAATGATAGTTCACTGCAG CGCCGGCATTGGCAGAACCGGTACTTTCATCGCCCTTGATGCTCTATATAGCCACGGTACTAAAACTGGAAAGGTCAACATACCTGAATATGTCAAAGCATTGAGGAAAGATCGAATGAGTATGATTCAAAGCCAT GAGCAGCTCAGAGTGGTGTATGAAACCTTGCATGAGGCTTTCCGTGCAAAACACAGTTTGGTATATAAAGACGAATTCATTAATAGATATGATGACAGCCTCACGAGTGATATGTCAGAGTCGAGTTCACACCTCCAAACAGAATTCCAG gaattgCAAGACATAAAGCCAACTTACACAGATTCGGATTTCAAAACTGCTAAAGAAAATTTGGACCTGAACTTCTCACAAGACGTTTTACCAG TGGACAGTTATCTATGCCACCTCTCTTACGTCAAAGGGCAGAGCAATTACTACAACGCCATTTTACTACAG TCTTACACCAAACCAGACGCTTTGATAAGCGCCCAGTTCCCAGCTGCGGAGTCCTCCGAATATCTCTTCAGACTAATCAAAGACTTCGAAGCATCTATCCTTGTGGCTCTTTCTCCACTAACTGACATGGAATCAGTCTAT ACAAATTCCTTCCTGCCACAAAAACAGTCTTCCATCAACGTTGGATCCTTCACGTTAACTCATAAATCGACTTCAAAATCAACTAATGTATCAAAAACGAGTGTGGTGATAAAGAAGAAG GGTCTTAGAGACATGCAATGTGAGGTTTTCGAGTGTCCTGTCTGGCAAACATCGCACTGGATGTCGGACTCCAGAGTCATGGTGGATCTAGTAAAGGAAGTTAAAATGTCCCAGTATGCGCAACCAAACATTTCCATAGTCGTTTTGTCAAG TGATGGGGCCTCACGGACAGGGACGTTTTGTGCAGTGTTTAATGCATTAGAGGAACTAACAACTGATGATGAAGTCGATTTATTCACCATAGTTCGCCAACTACAGATCCGTCGCACAGaattttttcaacatttt atggaATATAAATTTTGTCATGAAGTTGTGTGCGAATACTTAAGAAGCGATATGGTTTatgaaaattgttaa